The following DNA comes from Calditrichota bacterium.
CTGGGTTGCACGGGACGCCTCTTTCTTTGAACGGGAGCCGGTGGTGTTGCTGGGACAGCTGCGCATGATCCCCGATTTGATTATCATTCTCCTCGGGGTAGTACCCCTGGCCTATTTCTTGTTCTCCACGTACCGGAGGCTGAAGCCACCGGCCATCAAGGCAGGGGAATCGGTGTGGAAGGAGCTGGGAACGGAGCTCTAAAGTGACGTGGGGAGGCCGTCAGTTGCACGGCGGCCTCCCCGTTTAGGACCGATCACATCAGGATTCCGGTGTCACATGGTGGAACGAGCTAGCAGTCGCCTTCTGCGTGAAGAGAGGACCGTCGCGGTCATGGTCCGCACCTATTGTGCCGGAGTACATGGTAGCCGGGTTGGTCTGTGCGCCGAGTGTACGGAGCTCTTGGCCTACGCTCGCCAGCGTGTGGCGCGATGCCCTTTTGGGGCGAACAAGCCCACCTGCGCCAAGTGTGTCGTGCACTGTTTTCGCAAGGATATGCGGGCAAGGATCCGGGCGGTGATGCGCTACGCCGGGCCGCGCATGCTTTTTCGTCACCCTGTGCTCGCGTTCTTTCATCTGTTGGATAGGCGGCGCAGCGCTCCCCACCTGCGCGGAATGCAGGCTGTGACGGAGCCAAAGAGGGGCGCAGGGCAGGAAGCGAGCGCTCATCGAGTCGCCCTTCCGGAAGAAAGTGCTTGACAAGCTGCTCGGTTTTGAGTATATTTGCAGCAAACAAAGGCAAAGCTATGGCTACTCTTCAGGTGCAGCGACATCCCTCCCATCAGTGGTTTTGGTGCTGGTATTATCATATCAGTGGTGGGAGGGATTTGTCCCTGACCTGAGGCACTACCAAGCATAAGCAAGAGGCAAATTCAGCCCACCACAGAGCAGCGTGGTGGGCGTTTTGTTTTTGTGGCCATGCCCTGTGGTGCAACGCTGTCAGACCTTTGAGATTCTCCACGGAGGGACGCACCTATCCCCGGCGGTAATCCGCTGGTGCCCACGGCCTGTCTGTCCGTGGGTGGGGACAAGTTGTTCATGTCCACCGACGGCTGGTGGAGCCGATGTGGTCATAGGTTGCTGACCAAATGAGGCCCGGAACGTTTCGGAGGAGGGATGTGGTGGACGATCCCCTTGTCGTGGCAAGAAAGAGAATCGACGAGATCGACGGTGCCATCATCGCGCTGCTAAATGAACGGGCGCGCTGTGCCCTGCGCATTGGCGCCATCAAGCGAGAGCGTGGGCTTTCGGCTCGCGACCCGGAGCGGGAGGCAACCGTGTTGGCGCGGGTGGAGAGGGAGGCGGCAGGGCCCCTGCCCGGCTCCTCGCTTCGCCGCATCTTTGTGGAAATCATCGCTGCCTGTCGCAGCGTTCAGGAACAGCAAAGCAGGAGGTGACGTGGCCCAAGGCAATGACCAGCTGAAGA
Coding sequences within:
- a CDS encoding nitrous oxide-stimulated promoter family protein, whose amino-acid sequence is MVERASSRLLREERTVAVMVRTYCAGVHGSRVGLCAECTELLAYARQRVARCPFGANKPTCAKCVVHCFRKDMRARIRAVMRYAGPRMLFRHPVLAFFHLLDRRRSAPHLRGMQAVTEPKRGAGQEASAHRVALPEESA
- a CDS encoding chorismate mutase — its product is MDDPLVVARKRIDEIDGAIIALLNERARCALRIGAIKRERGLSARDPEREATVLARVEREAAGPLPGSSLRRIFVEIIAACRSVQEQQSRR